In Pseudomonas putida, a genomic segment contains:
- a CDS encoding alginate biosynthesis protein Alg44, producing MNTAVNVNVVHESEAQRQHARVRIPAKLRFLDSERQAHDVKVEDLSAGGLSFHTKKHLSVGEVLRGRLQFVVDNLGLSMDIEFQVRSYHAADGRTGAQFQNLEPRDISTLRHIITSHLSGELITIGDVLSTLQRDNFTKARKQKDAGAGLSAFGRVKAVGVTLGVFVIGVAAFGFVAKSLYGMYFVSQAEAGVVAVPTTNITMPRDGTVQSLVQSGGQIAKGAPLASFTTSMLDMLKGGLGDSQLEPAKIEELFGKQLSGTLTSPCDCVVARQLVDDGQYAAKGQPIFQLVPRTTTALVEARFTYRQLDKVKPGTRVNFQVAGEDQVRTGQVVNSSSLDSENLAADIRVQIKPDETLPAELAGRPAAVSSDRGPSLDWLIDKAVARGL from the coding sequence ATGAATACCGCCGTGAACGTCAATGTCGTGCATGAGTCCGAAGCCCAGCGCCAACACGCCCGGGTGCGCATTCCAGCCAAGCTGCGCTTCCTGGACAGCGAGCGCCAAGCCCACGATGTGAAGGTCGAGGACCTCTCCGCCGGTGGCCTGAGCTTCCACACCAAAAAGCATCTGTCGGTCGGCGAAGTGCTGCGCGGGCGTCTGCAGTTCGTGGTCGACAACCTGGGTCTGTCGATGGATATCGAGTTCCAGGTACGCTCCTACCACGCCGCCGACGGCCGCACCGGGGCGCAGTTCCAGAACCTCGAGCCGCGCGATATCTCGACCCTGCGCCACATCATCACCAGTCACCTGTCCGGTGAACTGATCACCATCGGCGATGTGCTCAGCACCCTGCAGCGCGACAACTTCACCAAGGCGCGCAAACAGAAGGACGCAGGCGCCGGCCTGTCTGCCTTCGGCCGTGTCAAGGCGGTCGGCGTGACCCTGGGTGTATTCGTGATCGGTGTCGCAGCCTTCGGCTTCGTCGCCAAGTCGCTGTACGGCATGTACTTCGTCAGCCAGGCCGAAGCAGGCGTGGTCGCGGTGCCCACCACCAACATCACCATGCCGCGTGACGGCACCGTGCAGAGCCTGGTGCAGAGCGGCGGCCAGATCGCCAAGGGCGCACCGCTGGCGAGCTTCACCACCAGCATGCTGGACATGCTCAAGGGTGGCCTGGGCGACTCGCAGCTGGAGCCGGCGAAGATCGAGGAACTGTTCGGCAAGCAACTGTCGGGCACCCTCACCAGCCCTTGCGACTGCGTGGTCGCACGGCAGCTGGTGGACGACGGCCAGTATGCCGCCAAGGGCCAACCGATCTTCCAGCTGGTCCCGCGGACCACCACCGCATTGGTCGAGGCGCGCTTCACCTATCGCCAGCTCGACAAGGTCAAGCCAGGTACCCGGGTCAACTTCCAGGTGGCCGGCGAAGACCAGGTGCGTACCGGTCAGGTCGTGAACAGCAGCAGCCTCGACAGCGAAAACCTGGCAGCCGACATCCGCGTGCAGATCAAGCCTGACGAAACCCTGCCCGCCGAGCTGGCCGGCCGCCCTGCCGCCGTCAGCAGCGATCGTGGCCCTTCGCTCGACTGGCTGATCGACAAA
- a CDS encoding MoaD/ThiS family protein — translation MKVKVMYFARYRERLGCDAERVEGQFLVIDDVRQALLAKGGQYAVLAEQNLMCARNEELCRLDEPLEDGDEVAFFPPVTGG, via the coding sequence ATGAAGGTCAAGGTGATGTACTTTGCCCGCTACCGCGAAAGGCTCGGATGTGACGCCGAGCGCGTGGAGGGGCAATTCTTGGTGATCGACGATGTGCGCCAGGCCCTGCTGGCCAAGGGTGGGCAGTATGCCGTGCTGGCCGAGCAGAACCTGATGTGCGCGCGCAACGAGGAGTTGTGCAGGCTGGATGAGCCGTTGGAAGACGGCGATGAAGTCGCATTCTTCCCGCCGGTCACGGGAGGCTGA
- the moaC gene encoding cyclic pyranopterin monophosphate synthase MoaC, with product MLTHLDSQGRANMVDVTEKAVTEREAVAEARVRMLPQTLQMIVDGEHPKGDVFAVARIAGIQAAKKTSDLIPLCHPLMLTSVKLELRAEGQDAVHIVARCKLAGQTGVEMEALTAASVAALTIYDMCKAVDKGMVIEQVRLLEKLGGKSGHYKVEA from the coding sequence GTGCTGACACATCTTGATTCCCAGGGGCGGGCCAACATGGTCGACGTCACCGAAAAGGCCGTGACCGAGCGCGAGGCCGTTGCCGAGGCGCGTGTGCGCATGCTGCCGCAGACCCTGCAGATGATCGTCGACGGCGAGCACCCCAAGGGCGATGTGTTCGCCGTGGCGCGGATTGCCGGCATCCAGGCGGCGAAGAAGACCAGCGACCTGATCCCGTTGTGCCATCCGCTGATGCTGACCAGCGTCAAGCTCGAGCTGCGCGCCGAAGGGCAGGATGCGGTGCATATCGTCGCGCGCTGCAAGCTGGCCGGGCAGACCGGTGTGGAAATGGAAGCACTGACTGCTGCCAGCGTCGCGGCGCTGACGATCTATGACATGTGCAAGGCCGTCGACAAGGGCATGGTCATCGAGCAGGTGCGCCTGCTGGAGAAGCTGGGCGGCAAGAGTGGCCACTACAAGGTGGAGGCGTGA
- the alg8 gene encoding mannuronan synthase yields the protein MQRLQTVLLQCAGWLAYMSLLMLIALALPADIFDSQSKHFIFLVGAVGIWRYSMGATHFIRGMIFLYGVYPYLRRNVRKMGEAADPSHVYLMVTSFRIEALTTAQVYSSVIREAIDCGFPTTVVCSLVEMSDELLVKSLWAKYNPPEHVKLDIVRIAGTGKRDGLAYGFRAISRMLPDENAVVAVIDGDTVLGEGVVRKTVPWFKLFPNVGGLTTNEFCEVRGGYIMSEWHKLRFAQRHINMCSMALSKRVLTMTGRMSMFRASVVTNPEFIADVESDSLMHWRLGRFKFLTGDDKSSWFSLMRLGYDTFYVPDAAINTVEHPPEKSFLKASRKLMYRWYGNNLRQNSRALGLGLRRLGLFTSIVLFDQRVSMWTSLLGLTVAVIASLKFGLGFLLVYLLWIGITRLILTIMLLCSGHNVGPAYPLILYYNQIVGALMKIYVFFRLDKQSWTRQPTALKRDLASFQQWFNTWSSRTMTFSAASIFVAVLFMVV from the coding sequence ATGCAAAGGCTCCAGACAGTGCTGTTGCAGTGCGCCGGTTGGCTGGCCTACATGAGCCTGCTCATGCTGATCGCCCTGGCCCTGCCCGCCGATATCTTCGACTCGCAGTCGAAGCACTTCATCTTCCTGGTCGGTGCGGTCGGCATCTGGCGTTACTCCATGGGCGCCACCCATTTCATCCGCGGGATGATCTTCCTCTACGGCGTCTACCCCTACCTGCGCCGCAATGTGCGCAAGATGGGCGAGGCTGCCGACCCGTCGCATGTGTACCTGATGGTCACCAGCTTCCGCATCGAAGCCTTGACCACCGCCCAGGTGTACAGCTCGGTGATCCGCGAGGCGATCGACTGCGGTTTCCCCACCACCGTGGTCTGCTCGCTGGTGGAAATGTCCGATGAGCTGCTGGTGAAGAGCCTGTGGGCCAAGTACAACCCGCCCGAGCACGTCAAGCTGGATATCGTGCGCATCGCCGGTACCGGCAAGCGTGACGGCCTGGCCTATGGCTTCCGCGCCATCTCGCGCATGCTGCCGGACGAGAACGCCGTGGTCGCGGTGATCGACGGCGACACCGTGCTGGGCGAAGGCGTGGTGCGCAAGACCGTACCGTGGTTCAAGCTGTTCCCCAACGTCGGTGGCCTGACCACCAACGAATTCTGCGAAGTGCGCGGCGGCTACATCATGAGCGAGTGGCACAAGCTGCGCTTCGCCCAGCGCCACATCAACATGTGCTCGATGGCCCTGTCCAAGCGCGTGCTGACCATGACCGGGCGCATGTCGATGTTCCGCGCAAGCGTGGTGACCAACCCCGAGTTCATCGCCGACGTCGAAAGCGACTCGCTGATGCACTGGCGCCTGGGCCGCTTCAAGTTCCTCACCGGTGACGACAAGTCGAGCTGGTTCAGCCTCATGCGCCTGGGCTACGACACCTTCTACGTGCCCGACGCCGCCATCAACACGGTCGAACACCCGCCGGAAAAGAGCTTCCTCAAGGCCAGCCGCAAGCTGATGTACCGCTGGTACGGCAACAACCTGCGGCAGAATTCCCGCGCCCTGGGCCTGGGCCTACGGCGCCTGGGGCTGTTCACCAGCATCGTGCTGTTCGACCAGCGCGTGTCGATGTGGACCAGCCTGCTGGGCCTGACCGTCGCGGTGATCGCCAGCCTCAAGTTCGGCCTCGGTTTCCTGCTGGTGTACCTGCTGTGGATCGGCATCACCCGCCTGATCCTGACCATCATGCTGCTGTGCTCGGGGCACAACGTCGGCCCGGCCTATCCGCTGATTCTCTATTACAACCAGATCGTCGGCGCGCTGATGAAGATCTACGTCTTCTTCCGCCTCGACAAGCAGTCCTGGACCCGTCAACCGACTGCCCTCAAGCGAGACCTCGCCAGTTTTCAACAATGGTTCAACACCTGGTCCTCGCGGACCATGACCTTCTCGGCCGCCAGCATCTTCGTCGCTGTGCTGTTCATGGTCGTATGA
- the moaE gene encoding molybdopterin synthase catalytic subunit MoaE has protein sequence MAVRVQQGAFDPGAEVNAMHAANVGVGAVVGFVGYVRDFNDGREVAGMFLEHYPGMTEKALAKIEAEAQQRWPLLKVEVLHRIGALEPGEPIVFVGVASAHRQAAFEACDFIMDYLKTRAPFWKKENTQEGPRWVEGRQSDQDAAGRW, from the coding sequence ATGGCAGTGCGAGTGCAGCAAGGTGCTTTCGACCCAGGTGCCGAGGTCAATGCCATGCACGCGGCCAACGTCGGCGTGGGTGCGGTGGTCGGCTTCGTCGGCTATGTGCGCGATTTCAATGATGGCCGGGAAGTGGCCGGGATGTTTCTCGAGCACTATCCGGGCATGACCGAGAAGGCCCTGGCCAAGATCGAGGCCGAGGCTCAGCAGCGCTGGCCGCTGCTCAAGGTCGAGGTGCTGCATCGGATCGGTGCACTGGAGCCGGGCGAGCCGATCGTTTTCGTCGGCGTGGCCAGTGCTCATCGGCAGGCGGCGTTCGAGGCCTGCGACTTCATCATGGATTACCTGAAGACCCGGGCGCCGTTCTGGAAGAAGGAAAATACCCAGGAAGGGCCGCGGTGGGTCGAAGGCAGACAAAGCGACCAGGATGCGGCTGGGCGCTGGTAG
- a CDS encoding polysaccharide deacetylase family protein yields the protein MRIALALLAALLSLPAQAAPLPPASLERSVWPEQLDSPALFDVASRAEILSFARVLHESELLDDSALAARLGLRQINLQKIRAVRARMWQRLWQGYQQAQGSCEQDASFCYPVTSMAELRTRSATFASDVGEFYADWTEPSHQFHVRYLDEQLRKAALLPQTSSEVERLSDHERNGDELNDRMFLLTFVGGPGPDGASTDLLAGYLRKQRLQGTFFVIGNRLQQRRDSGSAQAIARLYKGQCVGIQGWEYRSHAQWQGWQDSLRRSQARVQADLPEQYVPLFRPPYGQRRADGEPFMASQQLQVSLWDIDALDDGALSAEASAQRVMTLMLLWRKGVIQFHDSLPKAQQAVEWLLHNTAQSGIGWEGCRDYAYRSPYAR from the coding sequence GTGCGCATCGCCCTGGCCTTGCTGGCCGCCCTGCTGAGCCTGCCCGCCCAGGCCGCCCCGTTGCCGCCGGCCAGCCTCGAGCGCAGCGTCTGGCCCGAGCAACTGGACAGCCCGGCACTGTTCGACGTCGCCTCGCGGGCCGAGATTCTGTCGTTCGCTCGGGTGTTGCACGAGAGCGAGTTGCTGGACGACAGCGCCTTGGCTGCACGGCTCGGGCTACGACAGATCAACCTGCAAAAGATCAGGGCGGTGCGGGCGCGCATGTGGCAGCGTTTGTGGCAGGGCTACCAGCAGGCCCAAGGCAGTTGCGAGCAGGACGCCTCGTTCTGCTACCCGGTTACCTCGATGGCTGAGTTGCGTACTCGTTCGGCGACGTTCGCCAGTGATGTTGGTGAGTTCTATGCAGACTGGACCGAGCCTAGCCACCAGTTCCATGTTCGCTACCTGGACGAGCAACTGCGCAAGGCGGCGCTGTTGCCGCAGACCAGCAGCGAAGTCGAGCGGCTGTCCGATCACGAGCGCAACGGCGACGAACTCAACGACCGCATGTTCCTCCTGACCTTCGTCGGTGGCCCTGGCCCCGATGGCGCCAGTACCGACCTTCTGGCCGGCTACCTGCGCAAGCAGCGCCTGCAGGGGACGTTCTTCGTCATAGGCAATCGCCTGCAACAGCGGCGCGACAGTGGCTCTGCGCAGGCCATTGCCCGCCTCTACAAAGGCCAGTGCGTGGGCATCCAGGGCTGGGAATACCGCTCCCACGCCCAATGGCAGGGCTGGCAGGATTCCCTGCGGCGCAGCCAGGCGCGGGTCCAGGCCGACCTGCCGGAGCAGTACGTGCCGCTGTTCCGGCCGCCATATGGCCAGCGTCGCGCCGACGGCGAGCCATTCATGGCCAGCCAGCAATTGCAGGTGTCGTTGTGGGATATCGATGCCTTGGACGATGGCGCGCTTTCGGCCGAGGCCTCGGCCCAGCGGGTGATGACCTTGATGCTGCTCTGGCGCAAAGGGGTGATCCAGTTCCACGACAGCCTGCCCAAGGCACAGCAGGCGGTGGAATGGTTGCTGCACAACACGGCGCAAAGCGGCATCGGTTGGGAAGGATGCCGCGATTACGCTTACCGCAGTCCATACGCTCGATAG
- the rhlB gene encoding ATP-dependent RNA helicase RhlB — MLKALKKIFGKGDAAPQAVDPVASAPAPAPAPAPQAQPDAAAAQPRSKPAHKPAAAAAEKASEPRTEQPAKDKPRRERKPKPKPQASLWKPEDFVVEPQEGKTRFHDFKLSNELMHAIHDLGFPYCTPIQAQVLGYTLRGQDAIGRAQTGTGKTAAFLISIISQLQQTPPPKERYMGEPRALIIAPTRELVVQIAKDAMALTKYSGLNVMSFVGGMDFDKQLKALEARHCDILVATPGRLLDFNQRGDVHLDMVEVMVLDEADRMLDMGFIPQVRQIIRQTPPKSERQTLLFSATFTDDVMNLAKQWTTNPAIVEIEPENVASETVEQHVYAVAGSDKYKLLYNLVTQNKWERVMVFANRKDEVRRIEEKLVRDGINAAQLSGDVPQHKRIRTLENFREGRISVLVATDVAGRGIHIDGISHVINFTLPEDPDDYVHRIGRTGRAGTSGVSISFAGEDDSYQLPAIEELLGRKIKCEMPPDELLKPVPRKHH, encoded by the coding sequence GTGCTCAAGGCACTCAAGAAAATATTCGGCAAGGGAGACGCCGCGCCACAGGCCGTCGATCCCGTCGCCAGCGCGCCGGCCCCCGCGCCCGCGCCCGCCCCACAGGCTCAGCCAGACGCCGCCGCGGCCCAACCACGCAGCAAGCCTGCCCATAAACCCGCTGCGGCGGCTGCCGAAAAGGCCTCCGAGCCGCGCACCGAGCAACCTGCCAAGGACAAGCCACGGCGCGAACGCAAGCCCAAGCCCAAGCCCCAGGCGAGCCTGTGGAAGCCCGAGGACTTCGTGGTCGAGCCGCAGGAAGGCAAGACCCGCTTCCACGACTTCAAGCTCTCCAACGAGCTGATGCACGCCATCCATGACCTTGGTTTCCCCTACTGCACGCCGATCCAGGCACAGGTCCTGGGTTACACCCTGCGCGGACAGGATGCCATCGGACGGGCCCAGACCGGCACCGGCAAGACTGCGGCGTTCCTGATCTCGATCATTTCCCAGTTGCAGCAGACGCCACCGCCCAAGGAACGCTACATGGGCGAGCCGCGTGCGCTGATCATCGCGCCAACCCGCGAGCTGGTGGTGCAGATCGCCAAGGACGCCATGGCCCTGACCAAGTACAGCGGCCTGAACGTGATGAGCTTCGTCGGCGGCATGGACTTCGACAAGCAGCTCAAGGCCCTGGAAGCGCGCCATTGCGACATACTGGTGGCCACGCCCGGACGCCTGCTGGACTTCAACCAGCGCGGCGACGTGCATCTGGACATGGTCGAGGTGATGGTGCTCGATGAAGCCGACCGCATGCTCGACATGGGCTTCATTCCCCAGGTGCGCCAGATCATTCGCCAGACGCCGCCCAAGAGCGAGCGCCAGACGCTGCTGTTCTCGGCCACGTTCACCGATGATGTGATGAACCTGGCCAAGCAATGGACCACCAACCCGGCCATCGTCGAGATCGAGCCGGAAAACGTCGCCAGCGAAACCGTAGAACAGCACGTCTACGCGGTGGCCGGCAGCGACAAGTACAAGCTGCTGTACAACCTGGTGACCCAGAACAAGTGGGAACGGGTCATGGTGTTCGCCAACCGCAAGGACGAAGTGCGACGCATCGAGGAAAAACTGGTGCGCGACGGCATCAATGCCGCGCAGCTGTCGGGCGACGTGCCGCAGCACAAGCGCATCCGTACCCTGGAAAACTTCCGCGAAGGCCGCATCAGCGTGCTGGTAGCCACCGACGTGGCGGGCCGCGGCATCCACATCGACGGCATCAGCCACGTGATCAACTTCACCTTGCCGGAAGACCCCGACGACTACGTGCACCGCATTGGCCGTACCGGCCGCGCTGGCACCAGCGGCGTGTCGATCAGCTTTGCCGGCGAGGACGACTCGTACCAGTTGCCGGCGATCGAGGAGTTGCTGGGGCGCAAGATCAAGTGCGAGATGCCGCCGGATGAACTGCTCAAGCCGGTGCCGCGCAAGCATCATTGA
- a CDS encoding nucleotide sugar dehydrogenase, whose product MRISIFGLGYVGAVCAGCLTARGHEVIGVDVSSTKIDLINQGKSPIVEPGLEELLQQGIANGRLRGTTDFAEAIRASDVSMICVGTPSKKNGDLGLEYIESVCREIGHVLRNTERRHTIVVRSTVLPGTVKNVVIPIIEDCSGKKAGVDFGVAVNPEFLRESTAIKDYDQPPMTVIGEFDKASGDVLQALYEELDAPIIRKPIEVAEMIKYTCNVWHATKVTFANEIGNIAKAVGVDGREVMDVVCQDKALNLSQYYMRPGFAFGGSCLPKDVRALTYRASSLDVKAPLLDSLMRSNESQVQNAFDLIEAHDKRKVALLGLSFKAGTDDLRESPLVELAERLIGKGYQLDIYDENVQYARVHGANKEYIESKIPHVSSLLNDDFQKVIDNADVIVLGNRDEQFRALAQQAPAGKQVIDLVGFMSKPTCTTSRTEGICW is encoded by the coding sequence ATGCGTATCAGCATCTTTGGTTTGGGTTATGTGGGTGCGGTCTGTGCAGGTTGCCTGACGGCACGGGGCCATGAAGTGATCGGTGTGGATGTGTCCAGCACCAAGATCGACCTGATCAATCAGGGCAAGTCGCCCATCGTCGAACCGGGCCTGGAAGAACTGCTGCAACAAGGCATCGCCAACGGCCGCCTGCGCGGTACCACCGACTTCGCCGAGGCCATCCGCGCCAGCGACGTGTCGATGATCTGCGTCGGTACCCCAAGCAAGAAGAACGGTGACCTGGGCCTTGAGTACATCGAATCGGTGTGCCGCGAAATCGGCCACGTGCTGCGCAACACCGAGCGCCGCCACACCATCGTGGTGCGCAGTACCGTACTGCCGGGCACCGTCAAGAACGTGGTGATCCCGATCATCGAAGACTGCTCCGGCAAGAAAGCCGGTGTCGACTTCGGCGTCGCGGTCAACCCCGAGTTCCTGCGTGAAAGCACCGCCATCAAGGACTACGACCAGCCGCCGATGACCGTCATCGGTGAATTCGACAAGGCCAGCGGCGATGTGCTGCAAGCCCTGTACGAAGAACTCGACGCGCCGATCATCCGCAAGCCGATCGAAGTGGCCGAGATGATCAAGTACACCTGCAACGTCTGGCACGCCACCAAGGTCACCTTCGCCAACGAGATCGGCAACATCGCCAAGGCCGTTGGCGTCGATGGCCGCGAGGTGATGGACGTGGTCTGCCAGGACAAGGCGCTGAACCTGTCCCAGTACTACATGCGCCCGGGCTTCGCCTTCGGTGGCTCGTGCCTGCCCAAGGACGTGCGCGCCCTCACCTACCGCGCCTCGAGCCTGGACGTGAAAGCGCCGCTGCTCGACTCGCTGATGCGCAGCAACGAATCCCAGGTGCAGAACGCCTTCGACCTGATCGAAGCCCACGACAAGCGCAAGGTCGCCCTGCTCGGCCTGAGCTTCAAGGCCGGCACCGACGACCTGCGCGAAAGCCCGCTGGTGGAGCTGGCCGAGCGCCTGATCGGCAAGGGCTACCAGTTGGACATCTACGACGAGAACGTCCAGTACGCCCGCGTCCATGGCGCCAACAAGGAGTACATCGAGTCGAAGATCCCGCACGTGTCCTCGCTGCTCAACGACGACTTCCAGAAGGTCATCGACAACGCCGACGTGATCGTCCTGGGCAACCGTGACGAGCAGTTCCGCGCCTTGGCCCAGCAGGCTCCGGCCGGCAAGCAGGTCATCGACCTGGTCGGCTTCATGAGCAAGCCGACCTGCACCACCAGCCGTACCGAAGGCATCTGCTGGTAA
- a CDS encoding alpha/beta hydrolase, with protein MTNPLILEPQKTADACVIWLHGLGADRYDFLPVAEFMQERLLSTRFIMPQAPTRPVTINGGYAMPSWYDIKAMSPARAIDEAQLEASAQQIIDLVKAEQAKGINLSRIFLAGFSQGGAVVLHTAYVKWQEALGGVIALSTYAPTFHEGHTLSACQQRTPALCVHGVHDPVVIPSMGRTAFEYLNTWGVAALWQEYPMEHEVVVAELADIHSWLSKQLQ; from the coding sequence ATGACCAACCCGTTGATTCTCGAACCTCAGAAAACCGCCGATGCCTGTGTGATCTGGTTGCACGGCCTGGGTGCCGATCGTTACGACTTCCTACCTGTGGCCGAATTCATGCAGGAACGGCTGCTGAGCACCCGCTTCATCATGCCCCAGGCGCCCACCCGGCCAGTGACCATCAACGGTGGCTATGCCATGCCCAGCTGGTACGACATCAAGGCCATGAGCCCGGCGCGGGCCATCGACGAGGCGCAGCTCGAAGCATCGGCGCAGCAGATCATCGACCTGGTCAAGGCCGAGCAAGCCAAGGGCATCAACCTGTCGCGTATCTTCCTGGCCGGTTTCTCCCAGGGTGGCGCCGTGGTGCTGCACACCGCGTACGTAAAGTGGCAGGAAGCACTTGGCGGGGTGATCGCGCTGTCGACCTATGCCCCGACCTTCCATGAGGGCCACACCCTGAGCGCTTGCCAGCAGCGCACGCCAGCGCTGTGCGTGCATGGCGTGCACGACCCCGTGGTGATCCCATCCATGGGCCGCACCGCCTTCGAATACCTCAACACCTGGGGCGTGGCTGCCCTCTGGCAGGAATACCCCATGGAGCACGAAGTGGTCGTGGCAGAGCTGGCCGACATCCACAGCTGGCTGAGCAAGCAATTGCAATAA
- a CDS encoding PhoH family protein → MDDQGRNPSSTQPILYVLDTNVLIHDPNALLNFEEHHVALPMTVLEELDKLKTGKHTIAAECRQAIRLIDQTLGDASPSDVEQGVPIQRGKSGPKGYLSILMSPRSEPNRLLPETLNDNIIINQLLELKGKRADLDVVLVTKDINMRLKARACGIAAEDYSTDQLVDDVSLLSKGYHSVTGSFWDRVSKVDTRQERGRTWHRVQLIDNLPAVHINEFIIDEQGFVGWIKGIRNDELLLLDLHQEPLLHQEAWGLKPRDIHQSLALFALLDPDIHLVNLTGAAGSGKTILALAAAIEQTMVSKRYRRIIATRSVQGLDQEIGFLPGTEAEKMEPWLGAITDNLEALHMDDESTHGSVEYILERVPLQFKSLNYIRGRSFQQSLILIDECQNLTPHQMKTIITRAGSGSKVVCLGNLAQIDTPYLSATSSGLTYLTERFKDFPHGVHITLQGVPRSVLAEYAESHL, encoded by the coding sequence ATGGATGACCAAGGACGCAACCCTTCCTCCACCCAGCCAATCCTCTATGTGCTCGATACCAACGTCCTGATACACGACCCCAACGCATTGCTGAACTTCGAGGAGCACCATGTCGCCCTGCCGATGACGGTGCTGGAGGAACTCGACAAGCTCAAGACCGGGAAACACACCATCGCCGCCGAATGTCGCCAGGCCATCCGCTTGATCGACCAGACCCTTGGAGATGCCTCGCCCAGCGATGTCGAGCAGGGCGTGCCGATCCAGCGTGGCAAGAGCGGACCCAAGGGTTATCTGTCGATTCTGATGAGTCCGCGCAGCGAACCGAACCGGCTGTTGCCGGAAACCCTCAACGACAACATCATCATCAACCAACTGCTTGAGTTGAAGGGCAAGCGCGCCGACCTGGACGTCGTGCTGGTCACCAAGGACATCAACATGCGCCTCAAGGCGCGTGCCTGCGGCATCGCCGCCGAGGACTACAGCACCGACCAGTTGGTCGACGACGTGTCCTTGCTGTCCAAGGGCTACCATTCGGTCACCGGCTCGTTCTGGGATCGGGTCAGCAAGGTCGATACGCGCCAGGAGCGTGGGCGCACCTGGCATCGTGTGCAATTGATCGACAACCTGCCGGCGGTGCACATCAATGAGTTCATCATCGATGAGCAGGGTTTCGTCGGTTGGATCAAAGGCATTCGCAACGACGAGCTGCTGTTGCTCGACCTGCACCAGGAGCCGTTGCTGCACCAGGAAGCCTGGGGCCTCAAGCCGCGCGACATCCACCAGAGCCTGGCGCTGTTCGCCTTGCTCGACCCGGATATCCACCTGGTCAACCTGACGGGCGCGGCGGGTTCGGGCAAGACCATCCTCGCCCTGGCTGCAGCCATCGAGCAGACCATGGTCAGCAAGCGTTACCGGCGCATCATCGCCACCCGCAGCGTGCAGGGCCTGGACCAGGAGATCGGCTTCCTGCCCGGCACCGAGGCGGAGAAGATGGAGCCGTGGCTGGGAGCGATCACCGATAACCTCGAAGCCTTGCACATGGACGACGAAAGCACCCACGGCAGTGTCGAGTACATCCTCGAACGGGTACCGCTGCAGTTCAAGTCGCTGAACTACATCCGCGGGCGCAGCTTCCAGCAGAGCCTGATCCTGATCGACGAGTGCCAGAATCTCACGCCGCACCAGATGAAAACCATCATCACCCGTGCCGGCTCCGGTTCCAAGGTGGTCTGCCTGGGTAACCTGGCGCAGATCGACACACCTTACCTGTCCGCGACCAGTTCGGGCCTGACCTACCTGACCGAGCGCTTCAAGGACTTCCCCCATGGCGTGCACATCACCCTGCAGGGTGTGCCACGCTCGGTGCTGGCCGAGTACGCCGAGTCGCATCTGTAA
- the yaaA gene encoding peroxide stress protein YaaA, with translation MLTVISPAKTLDYDTPPVTDRFTLPQYLDDSQQLIEQLRELSPAQISELMHLSDKLAGLNAARFGSWTPDFNTTNAKQALLAFKGDVYTGLDAQTLQDADFSYAQDHLRMLSGLYGLLRPLDLMQPYRLEMGTKLANARGKDLYAFWGTRISEWLNQALAEQGDDLLLNLASNEYFSAVKRSALKARVLNVDFKDQKNGQYKIISFYAKKARGMMSRFVIQERIADPEQLKRFDVQGYYYSAEHSKPDHLVFLRDHPVD, from the coding sequence ATGCTGACGGTGATTTCCCCCGCCAAGACCCTCGACTACGACACCCCGCCGGTGACAGACCGTTTCACCCTGCCTCAGTACCTGGACGATTCCCAGCAGCTGATCGAGCAGCTGCGCGAGTTGTCGCCAGCACAGATCAGCGAGCTGATGCACCTGTCGGACAAGCTCGCAGGGCTCAATGCCGCGCGTTTCGGCAGCTGGACGCCTGACTTCAACACGACCAACGCCAAGCAGGCGTTGCTGGCCTTCAAGGGCGACGTGTACACCGGCCTCGATGCCCAGACCCTGCAGGACGCCGATTTCAGCTATGCCCAGGATCACCTGCGCATGCTGTCCGGCCTGTACGGCCTGTTGCGTCCGCTCGACCTGATGCAGCCATACCGCCTGGAGATGGGCACCAAGCTGGCCAACGCCCGCGGCAAGGACCTGTATGCCTTCTGGGGCACGCGCATCAGCGAATGGCTGAATCAGGCCCTGGCCGAACAGGGTGACGATCTGTTGCTGAACCTGGCCAGCAATGAGTACTTCAGCGCGGTCAAGCGCAGCGCGCTCAAGGCCCGCGTATTGAATGTCGACTTCAAGGACCAGAAGAACGGTCAGTACAAGATCATCAGCTTCTATGCCAAGAAAGCACGCGGCATGATGAGCCGCTTCGTGATCCAGGAACGCATCGCCGACCCCGAGCAGCTCAAGCGCTTCGACGTGCAGGGCTACTACTACAGCGCCGAGCACTCCAAGCCAGACCATTTGGTGTTCTTGCGCGACCATCCGGTTGATTGA